The Paenibacillus sp. G2S3 region TTCTCGAGCAGGTTCATTAAGGTATTCCTCCATCCAAAATATTAATCGTATGAATAAATGAGGTAAAAGAAGTAATAAAACCAACTATTTCTATATGAAATAGTATATAACTTTTACTGAGGAAGTCAATGAGTTTCAACCCTCAGAATTAGTAAATGAATGCAAAAAAAGCCCATTTCTTGTTCGAAAGGGGCTGCTAAAAAAAAAAATAAAACCCTCGACCATAAAGGCCAAGGGTTGAATTCTTGATAAATATTAACGTTTCGAGAACTGAGGCGCACGACGTGCAGCCTTCAAGCCGTATTTCTTACGTTCCTTCATACGTGGGTCACGAGTCAGGAAGCCGGCTTTCTTAAGCGCACCGCGATATTCAGGGTCAACTTTAAGCAATGCACGGGAGATACCGTGACGAATTGCTCCAGCTTGACCGGAAATGCCGCCACCATGTGCAAGAACGATTACATCGTAGTTGCCCAGTGTTTCAGTCAGGTTCAAAGGTTGTTTTACGATCATTTTCAGTGTTTCCACACCGAAATATTCGTCCATCTCACGTTTGTTAATGACAATGCGTCCTTCACCCGGTACAAGGCGAACACGTGCTACCGAATGTTTACGACGACCTGTCCCATAGTATTGTACTTGTGCCATGAAACTGTCCTCCTCTATTCTTATCCGCGAAGTTCGTAAACTTCAGGTTTTTGTGCTGCATGTGGATGCTCGGCGCCTGCATATACTTTCAATCTAAGCTTCATGTGGTCCCCTTGACGAGTCTTAGGAATCATACCATGAACAGCGAATTCAATTACGCGTTCTGGTTTAGTATTCAGCAAAGTTTCAGCATTAGTAACTTTCAAGCCACCTGGGTGCATCGAGTGACGGTAGTATTTCTTGTTTTGCAATTTCTTACCGGTCAAGTGAATCTTCTCAGCGTTGATTACGATAACGAAATCTCCTGTATCAACGTGTGGAGTGAATTGCGGTTTGTGTTTGCCACGGATCAAAGCAGCGGCTTCGCTGGCCAAACGACCGAGTGTTTTGCCTTCGGCATCAATAATGTGCCAATTGCGTTCAACTTCGTTCGGCTTCGCCATATAGGTGGTACGCATGAATGTTTCCTCCTTGTTCTCGTACGAAAATCTTCTGTTTCGTATATCTTGTTTCTCATTGAATTACAATTATGTGAGTTAAGCAAAGCATTTTTTTGGCATTTCCTTGATCGGGGCTGTGGGATAGCCATCAAGAAAACACAACTTTTATATTACAGTATAAACATAACAAGTGCAAGTGATTTTTAAACATTCAGCCTATTATTTAGGAAGAAATTTATAGAAAAAAAGATTCACTTTCAGACTCGTCATATTCTACACTCCACAAAGCCAACCCCTTGGCCATAGCTGTCGGACCAGCAGCAGAACGATCACATGCTGCCAATATCTCAGCAACATGATCAGCATCTATTTTACCTTCCCCCACATGGATCAAAGTCCCCATAATAATGCGAACCATATGCTGAAGAAATCCACTACCCGTTATATAAGTTTGGATCACTCCCTGATCTAAAGTAGAGGGTCGGCACATGCTGCGGTCTACTTCCATATGAGCTTCAAAGATCGTTCGTACATGAGAAGTCTTAGTAGACCTCCGAGAAGCAAACGAAGTGAAGTCATGTGTCCCTAAAATATGCGTTAAGCCTTGCTGCATCGCAGGAATATCCAACCTCACCGGATGGTGAAGCTGCCAGCGCCGCTGAAACGGATCTGGAAACCTGTTGCCGTTAATCGTGTATCGGTAAGTTTTACGCTTAGCTCCTCTACGAGAGTGAAACGTCAGCGGTACTTCCCTAGCCTCAGTAACCACGATATCTTGTGGCAGCCGGGCATTAAGCGCGAGACACCAACGTTCAAGTGGGATTCGAGAGGAGGTCGTAAAGTTAAAAGGCTGACCATAGGCGTGTACTCCGGCATCTGTGCGACCAGAAGCAGTAATCTTAAGCTCCTCACCTGTCAGATGGAGTATCGCTTGCTCCAGCCGATCCTGAATCGTATTGCCCTGAGGCTGGGTCTGAAAGCCATCATAATTTGTTCCGTCATAATTGACCTTCATCAATAGATTACGCATTCCGTTCTCCTTTTTAAACCGTTCAGCAGAAACGTCGATCGAAGCACTGTCTGATCTTATTCACGAGGAAGAAATGGCTTTGCCGTCCCTAGAAGGACGGCATCCATTAACACTTCACTCCATTACTTCAAAAAAAAGAGCCCCTGCGGGAGCTCCTTCAATTGAACCAAGGTGATTCCCACGGTTATTAGTACAGCAGAGTCTTGCGCCTCTGCAGCACAATAACGCTGATATTTCCCCCATCTTTACTCCAAAGAGGGCCGGATGAAAGGGAAGCATCGGAAATCAATACTTGTGATACTACGCGCGGTCTACCAATTCAAGATAAACCATAGGCGCAGCGTCCCCACGACGAGGTCCGAGTTTCAGGATACGAGTGTATCCACCTGGACGCTCTGTGTAACGAGGAGCAATGTCAGAGAACAATTTTTGAATTGCATCTTGTTCACCATCAACAGTCTCGCGGCGAACAAATGCAGCTACTTGACGACGAGCATGAAGATCGCCTTTTTTAGCTTTAGTGATCAACTTTTCAGCGATAGAACGAACTTCTTTCGCTTTAGCTTCCGTTGTTTGGATGCGCTCGTATAAAAATAGATCCGTTACCATGTCGCGAAATAACGCTTTACGCGCACTGGAATCACGGCCCAATTTTTGGTATGCCATGTGTTTTCCCTCCTTTACTGTAGCAATCTGTAGCTATTCTTCTGTACGGAGTCCCAAACCAAGTTCCTCAAGCTTCTCCTGAACTTCTTCCAAAGATTTACGACCAAGGTTACGCACCTTCATCATATCTTCTTCAGTCTTCGTGGTAAGCTCTTGTACGGTATTAATACCAGCACGTTTAAGGCAGTTGTAGGAGCGGACAGAAAGATCAAGCTCTTCGATTGTCATCTCTAGCACTTTTTCTTTTTTGTCTTCTTCTTTTTCAACCATAATTTCGGCGTCTTTCGCTTCGTCCGTAAGACCTACGAACAGAACGAGGTGCTCGTTCAAAATTTTGGCTCCGAGGCTTACAGCCTCTTCCGGTCTAATACTGCCATCTGTCCAAATTTCAAGCGTCAATTTGTCGTAGTTAGTCACTTGACCAACACGTGTATTGTCTATGCCGTAGTTAACGCGTGAAATAGGAGTGTAGATGGAGTCAACCGGGATAACGCCAATTGGCTGATCGTCGCGTTTGTTCCGGTCCGCTTGGACGTAGCCGCGACCACGGCCTGCAAAAATACGCATGTGAAGTCTCGCACCAGGTCCCAGCGTTGCAATGTGAAGATCCGGGTTGAGGATCTCAACATCGCTGTCCGCACGGATATCACCTGCGGTAACGATGCCTTCCCCTTCGGCATCAATCTCAAACACTTTTTCCTCGTCTGAATGAATCTTCAGGGACAAGGCTTTAAGGTTCAGAATGATCTCCGTCACATCTTCCATTACGCCTGGAACGGTCGAGAACTCATGCAGAACGCCGTCAATTTGGACCGAAGTCACTGCGGCTCCTGGAAGCGAAGAAAGCAATATCCGGCGAAGTGAATTCCCCAGAGTCGTGCCATACCCACGTTCCAACGGTTCAACTACGAATTTCCCATAGGTACCTTCATCATTAGCTTCTACGGTCTCAATCTTCGGCTTTTCGATTTCTATCACGAGTTTACCCCTCCTTCAACGTCGCTCCTATATGAAACTGTCACCCCATCAGGTGCATCATGTAGTATGCCTAAACACCTATTATTAGCAGATGCGTCAGAATTATACCACATTTACAATACTGATTTCACTATACGCGACGACGTTTCGGCGGACGGCATCCATTGTGAGGAACCGGAGTTACGTCTTTAATAAGGTTAACTTCAAGCCCTGCAGCTTGAAGGGAACGGATGGCTGCTTCGCGGCCCGCGCCCGGTCCTTTAACCATAACCTCAACCGACTTCATGCCGTGCTCCATAGCTGCTTTAGCTGCTGATTCAGCTGCCATTTGCGCTGCGAATGGAGTCGACTTACGGGAACCTTTAAATCCTTGGCCGCCGGAGCTTGCCCAGGAAATTGCATTTCCGTGAGGATCTGTGATGGTAACGATGGTGTTATTGAACGTGGAACGAATATGTGCCACGCCGGATTCGATATTTTTACGGTCGCGACGTTTAGTACGTACGACTTTTTTCGGTTTAGCCATTGTCTCTTATCCCCCCTTATTATTTCTTCTTGTTTGCTACCGTACGACGCGGGCCTTTCCGGGTACGGGCATTGGTTTTAGTACGTTGACCGCGAACAGGCAATCCACGACGGTGACGAACACCGCGGTAACAGCCGATCTCAGTAAGACGTTTAATATTCAAGGAAATTTCACGACGCAGGTCACCTTCAACCTTAACCGTTTTGTCGATCGTTTCACGCAGTTTGCTGACTTCATCTTCCGTCAAATCACGGACACGTGTATTAGCGCTAATGCCTGTTTCATTAAGAATTTTCTGAGAAGTCGTTTTACCGATTCCGAAAATATAAGTCAAGGCGATCTCAACGCGTTTGTCACGTGGCAAATCCACTCCAGCTATACGAGCCATTTTACGCTACACCCCCTTCTTAACCTTGTTTTTGTTTGTGTTTCGGATTTTCGCAAATCACCATAACAGTCCCTTTGCGGCGGATTACTTTACATTTCTCGCAAATGGGCTTTACAGAAGGTCTTACCTTCATGTTAATTACCTCCTCAAAGTTTTGCGAAGCAAAACTTTTTTCGTAGTTCCCATCTATTTACGGTAAGTTATACGACCTTTTGATAAATCATAAGGCGATAACTGCACGACCACTTTGTCTCCGGTCAAAATACGGATAAAGTGCATCCGCAATTTACCGGATACATGGGCAAGTATTTGATGACCGTTCTCAAGCTCAACCTTAAACGTTGCATTTGGCAACGGTTCAAGGACAGTACCTTCTACTTCAATGACATCTTCCTTAGCCACAGTTAGTCTCCTTTCTCATCAGCACTTATTCCGGTGGGTCCAGCATACTTCATGACTGCGTAACGCAGCTTTCCGTTTGTTACCCGTCCAGTTTCTTCCAAACTGTTCACAACCTCACTGCTGATGAAGGGTATGAGCTCCAGATGAAGAATATTCTTCTTCTTTGGCCCATCAAACTTACGTTTGTCTCCATCTGCAATGTATACAAATCTGCTATCAACAACTGCGATAACAACGGCTGCCTCTCCGGCATCTTTGCCTTTGAGAATTCTCACTAATTGACCAACCTGCGGGCTGCTCACAGTATTCAAGTGGAGATCACCTACGCATTCAGTTTTGTGAAAATTTCCATGCCGTCCGGAGTAACTGCTACTGTATGCTCAAAGTGAGCACATAGTGAGCCATCCACCGTAACGACAGTCCAGTTATCTTCCAGTGTTCTGACATGTCTCTTTCCTACGTTTACCATCGGCTCAATCGCGAGTACCATACCCGGTTTCAGACGTGGTCCGCGGTCCGCTATGCCATAATTCGGAATTTGCGGTTCTTCATGCAGTTTTGCCCCAATACCATGACCAACATACTCACGTACGACTGAGAAACCAGCCTCTTCGATGTATTGCTGGATAGCATGGGAGATTGTAAACAAGCGCACATCCGGCTTAACTAACGCCAGTCCCGCGTACAAGGAGCCTTCCGTAACGTCCAGCAAACGCTGAGCCTCTTCGGAAATGCTGCCCACACCGTAGGTCCAGGCGGAATCACCGTGATAACCGCGGTACTCTGCACCGATATCCAGCGTTACAATATCGCCTTCGATCAGTTTGCGTTTACCTGGAAATCCATGCACCAATTGTTCGTTGACTGAAGCGCAAATGCTGGCAGGAAAACCGTTGTAGTCTTTGAAAGACGGCACAGCACCTTGACTGCGAATGTATTGATCGGCGATTCTGTCGAGCTCCCCCGTTGTAATACCAGGCTCAATGGCCTCAGCAATAAGACGGTGACTTTCGGCAACAATTCGACCAGCTTCCCTCATAAAGGCAAGTTCCTGTTCGGATTTACAAATGATCATTACATTAACCCCGCAATAAAGATACGATTTCAGAAGAAACGACATTGATTTCGTTTTCCCCATTTACCTGACGCAAAAGACCTTTATTATCATAAAACGCAAGCAGCGGCGCTGTCTTATTATCATACTCATCCAGACGCTTGCCTACACTTTCTTCGTTGTCATCCGGACGTTGATACAATTCACCGCCATCAATGTCGCAAATGCCATCTTGCTTCGGCGGGTTGAAGATTAAATGGTAGGATGCTCCGCAAACTGTGCAGATACGACGTCCAGTAAGACGCGCCATCAACAGTCCACGGTCAACATTCAAGTTGATGACATGATCCAAAGAAGTATTCAAACGGCTTAGAATTTCATCCAGCGCTTCCGCTTGCGAAAGAGTTCTTGGAAAACCATCCAATAGAAATCCTTTTTCGCAATCGGACTGCTGCAGCCGTTCTTCAACTATACCAATGGTCACATCATCTGGTACAAGCAAACCTTGATCCATAAATGATTTGGCCTTCAATCCTACTGGAGTCTCCTGTTTGATTGCCAAACGAAAAGCATCTCCTGTCGAAATATGCGGAATGCCAAATTCTTTAATGATCTCAGCAGCTTGTGTTCCCTTGCCTGCCCCAGGAGGGCCCATGAATAAAATGTTCACGATTTCTCTCTCCCCCCAAAAGTTCGCCACCAAGCAAGAAACAGCACAATAGGTGCCGGGAAGAATAAAATCTTATGCTTCACCGGAACCTATCGCCT contains the following coding sequences:
- the rpsI gene encoding 30S ribosomal protein S9, whose amino-acid sequence is MAQVQYYGTGRRKHSVARVRLVPGEGRIVINKREMDEYFGVETLKMIVKQPLNLTETLGNYDVIVLAHGGGISGQAGAIRHGISRALLKVDPEYRGALKKAGFLTRDPRMKERKKYGLKAARRAPQFSKR
- the rplM gene encoding 50S ribosomal protein L13, yielding MRTTYMAKPNEVERNWHIIDAEGKTLGRLASEAAALIRGKHKPQFTPHVDTGDFVIVINAEKIHLTGKKLQNKKYYRHSMHPGGLKVTNAETLLNTKPERVIEFAVHGMIPKTRQGDHMKLRLKVYAGAEHPHAAQKPEVYELRG
- the truA gene encoding tRNA pseudouridine(38-40) synthase TruA, whose product is MRNLLMKVNYDGTNYDGFQTQPQGNTIQDRLEQAILHLTGEELKITASGRTDAGVHAYGQPFNFTTSSRIPLERWCLALNARLPQDIVVTEAREVPLTFHSRRGAKRKTYRYTINGNRFPDPFQRRWQLHHPVRLDIPAMQQGLTHILGTHDFTSFASRRSTKTSHVRTIFEAHMEVDRSMCRPSTLDQGVIQTYITGSGFLQHMVRIIMGTLIHVGEGKIDADHVAEILAACDRSAAGPTAMAKGLALWSVEYDESESESFFL
- the rplQ gene encoding 50S ribosomal protein L17, which produces MAYQKLGRDSSARKALFRDMVTDLFLYERIQTTEAKAKEVRSIAEKLITKAKKGDLHARRQVAAFVRRETVDGEQDAIQKLFSDIAPRYTERPGGYTRILKLGPRRGDAAPMVYLELVDRA
- a CDS encoding DNA-directed RNA polymerase subunit alpha; translation: MIEIEKPKIETVEANDEGTYGKFVVEPLERGYGTTLGNSLRRILLSSLPGAAVTSVQIDGVLHEFSTVPGVMEDVTEIILNLKALSLKIHSDEEKVFEIDAEGEGIVTAGDIRADSDVEILNPDLHIATLGPGARLHMRIFAGRGRGYVQADRNKRDDQPIGVIPVDSIYTPISRVNYGIDNTRVGQVTNYDKLTLEIWTDGSIRPEEAVSLGAKILNEHLVLFVGLTDEAKDAEIMVEKEEDKKEKVLEMTIEELDLSVRSYNCLKRAGINTVQELTTKTEEDMMKVRNLGRKSLEEVQEKLEELGLGLRTEE
- the rpsK gene encoding 30S ribosomal protein S11, whose amino-acid sequence is MAKPKKVVRTKRRDRKNIESGVAHIRSTFNNTIVTITDPHGNAISWASSGGQGFKGSRKSTPFAAQMAAESAAKAAMEHGMKSVEVMVKGPGAGREAAIRSLQAAGLEVNLIKDVTPVPHNGCRPPKRRRV
- the rpsM gene encoding 30S ribosomal protein S13, with the translated sequence MARIAGVDLPRDKRVEIALTYIFGIGKTTSQKILNETGISANTRVRDLTEDEVSKLRETIDKTVKVEGDLRREISLNIKRLTEIGCYRGVRHRRGLPVRGQRTKTNARTRKGPRRTVANKKK
- the rpmJ gene encoding 50S ribosomal protein L36 → MKVRPSVKPICEKCKVIRRKGTVMVICENPKHKQKQG
- the infA gene encoding translation initiation factor IF-1 → MAKEDVIEVEGTVLEPLPNATFKVELENGHQILAHVSGKLRMHFIRILTGDKVVVQLSPYDLSKGRITYRK
- a CDS encoding KOW domain-containing RNA-binding protein: MNTVSSPQVGQLVRILKGKDAGEAAVVIAVVDSRFVYIADGDKRKFDGPKKKNILHLELIPFISSEVVNSLEETGRVTNGKLRYAVMKYAGPTGISADEKGD
- the map gene encoding type I methionyl aminopeptidase, with amino-acid sequence MIICKSEQELAFMREAGRIVAESHRLIAEAIEPGITTGELDRIADQYIRSQGAVPSFKDYNGFPASICASVNEQLVHGFPGKRKLIEGDIVTLDIGAEYRGYHGDSAWTYGVGSISEEAQRLLDVTEGSLYAGLALVKPDVRLFTISHAIQQYIEEAGFSVVREYVGHGIGAKLHEEPQIPNYGIADRGPRLKPGMVLAIEPMVNVGKRHVRTLEDNWTVVTVDGSLCAHFEHTVAVTPDGMEIFTKLNA
- a CDS encoding adenylate kinase, which gives rise to MNILFMGPPGAGKGTQAAEIIKEFGIPHISTGDAFRLAIKQETPVGLKAKSFMDQGLLVPDDVTIGIVEERLQQSDCEKGFLLDGFPRTLSQAEALDEILSRLNTSLDHVINLNVDRGLLMARLTGRRICTVCGASYHLIFNPPKQDGICDIDGGELYQRPDDNEESVGKRLDEYDNKTAPLLAFYDNKGLLRQVNGENEINVVSSEIVSLLRG